From a single Solanum dulcamara chromosome 4, daSolDulc1.2, whole genome shotgun sequence genomic region:
- the LOC129884876 gene encoding geranylgeranyl diphosphate reductase, chloroplastic-like, which translates to MAAQTYLHLHPLRCLPFPLKIQNPQNQCHHFKQKPRNPVVCKLRVAVIGGGPAGSSAAEALAAGGIETFLFERSPATAKPCGGAIPLCMLNEFSIPSHLIDRRVTQMRIVSPSNLVVDFGKTLKPHEFIAMLRREVLDSFLRQRAESSGATLLKALVTNLVVPKSSSEPYVIHYTMDNSQRQLAVDVVIGADGANSRVAKSIKAGNYATAIAFQERIKLPEDKMGYYENLAEMYIGNDVSPDFYAWVFPKCDHVAVGTGTVCSKPEIKSLQHAIRARVKPKIEGGKVIKVEAHPIPEHPRPFRVRGRVALVGDAAGYVTKCSGEGIYFAAKSGRMCGEAIVKASECGENMINEDDLKREYLRKWDDKYFTTFKFLDVLQKVFYGNNAAREALVELCGDEYVQRMTFDSYLYKKLASGNRWEDAKMVMNTISSLVRCNIMGREVEASAQKILSRV; encoded by the coding sequence ATGGCCGCCCAAACGTACTTACATCTTCACCCTCTTCGATGTCTTCCATTTCCACTCAAGATCCAAAACCCACAAAACCAATGCCATCATTTCAAACAAAAACCCAGAAACCCAGTCGTCTGCAAGCTTCGAGTAGCTGTTATCGGCGGCGGTCCAGCTGGGTCCTCAGCGGCAGAAGCTCTTGCCGCCGGCGGAATCGAAACTTTCCTCTTTGAACGAAGCCCAGCTACAGCTAAGCCATGCGGCGGCGCCATTCCACTATGTATGCTCAATGAATTCTCAATACCTTCTCACCTCATAGATCGCCGTGTCACCCAGATGCGAATCGTTTCTCCGTCAAATCTCGTCGTCGATTTCGGTAAAACCCTAAAACCCCATGAATTCATCGCCATGCTCCGGCGAGAAGTGCTCGACTCATTCCTCCGGCAGCGAGCCGAATCTAGTGGCGCCACCCTACTGAAAGCCCTAGTCACCAACCTTGTGGTCCCCAAATCCTCAAGCGAGCCGTATGTCATTCACTACACCATGGATAATAGCCAGCGTCAGCTCGCCGTCGATGTCGTCATCGGCGCCGATGGAGCCAATAGCCGTGTCGCTAAATCGATCAAAGCTGGAAATTACGCTACTGCCATTGCTTTCCAAGAAAGGATCAAATTGCCCGAGGACAAAATGGGGTATTATGAAAATTTAGCTGAGATGTACATAGGGAATGACGTGTCACCCGACTTTTACGCCTGGGTGTTCCCCAAATGCgaccacgtggcagtggggacAGGGACGGTCTGTTCGAAGCCCGaaattaaatcacttcaacatgcAATCAGAGCACGAGTCAAACCAAAAATCGAAGGTGGGAAAGTGATCAAAGTAGAGGCACATCCCATACCAGAACATCCGCGTCCTTTTCGGGTCCGTGGACGGGTCGCTCTAGTAGGGGATGCAGCCGGATACGTGACAAAATGTTCGGGCGAAGGAATATATTTCGCAGCAAAAAGCGGAAGAATGTGTGGGGAAGCAATAGTGAAGGCTTCCGAGTGTGGAGAAAACATGATCAATGAAGACGACTTGAAAAGGGAATATTTAAGGAAATGGGATGACAAGTATTTCACAACATTCAAGTTTTTGGATGTGTTGCAAAAAGTGTTTTATGGTAATAATGCAGCAAGGGAGGCATTGGTGGAGTTGTGTGGAGATGAATATGTGCAAAGGATGACATTTGATAGCTATTTGTATAAGAAATTAGCTAGTGGGAATAGGTGGGAAGATGCTAAAATGGTGATGAACACAATTTCAAGTTTAGTTAGGTGTAACATTATGGGGAGAGAAGTGGAAGCATCTGCTCAAAAAATTCTCTCACGAGTATAG